In a single window of the Pseudodesulfovibrio profundus genome:
- a CDS encoding precorrin-8X methylmutase, whose amino-acid sequence MEKIELQNIKKPEEIEAESFRIIDSEVPEPRIFEGEKWQIVRRMIHTTADFELLNLVRFHDAAVSNGIKALQNKAVIVTDTEMAKRGIPVRRTDPLGCIIHCLINDERVVQRAKNEGITRAKAAVDVAVQELKPDIYVIGNAPTALIRLVEHIDEGMAPPELVVGMPVGFVNAAESKALLMSRDIPYIAIEGRKGGSALAACVINALAVLAA is encoded by the coding sequence ATGGAAAAAATTGAACTTCAAAACATAAAAAAACCGGAAGAAATAGAAGCAGAATCGTTTCGAATTATTGACTCAGAAGTGCCTGAACCGCGTATTTTTGAAGGTGAAAAATGGCAAATTGTGCGAAGAATGATTCACACAACTGCTGATTTTGAACTTCTGAATCTTGTTCGTTTTCATGATGCTGCTGTTTCCAATGGTATTAAAGCTTTGCAAAATAAGGCTGTTATTGTCACAGACACGGAAATGGCCAAGCGTGGAATCCCTGTTCGGCGTACTGATCCGCTAGGGTGTATCATCCATTGTCTGATTAATGACGAAAGGGTTGTTCAGCGCGCTAAAAATGAAGGAATTACCCGAGCAAAAGCGGCTGTGGATGTTGCCGTTCAGGAATTGAAACCTGATATTTATGTCATTGGAAATGCGCCAACAGCGCTTATTCGTCTTGTCGAACATATCGATGAAGGGATGGCGCCCCCTGAGCTTGTAGTTGGAATGCCGGTCGGTTTTGTCAATGCAGCAGAGTCAAAGGCGTTGCTGATGAGTCGCGACATTCCATATATTGCAATCGAGGGGCGCAAGGGAGGGAGCGCGCTGGCTGCCTGTGTGATCAACGCGTTGGCTGTGCTTGCCGCCTAG
- the deoC gene encoding deoxyribose-phosphate aldolase, with amino-acid sequence MQLSESELASYIDHTLLKPTATADDIKVLCEEAVRHGFYGVCVNPVRLSLTSWMLKDAQPLSVVVVGFPLGASLSSCKAMETAMAVEQGAREIDMVMNIGALKDGDDSLVVKDIQAVVKAAENIPVKVILETAVLDAEEIVKACQMSVDSGAAFVKTSTGFGPGGATVEAVKLMRKTVGPDIGVKASGGISTRMDAINMIEAGASRIGASASVRIISEK; translated from the coding sequence ATGCAATTATCCGAATCCGAACTCGCTTCATATATTGATCACACACTGCTTAAACCGACGGCTACGGCTGATGATATCAAAGTGCTATGCGAAGAGGCCGTAAGACATGGTTTTTACGGCGTATGCGTCAATCCTGTTCGTCTGTCTTTGACGAGTTGGATGCTGAAAGATGCGCAGCCGTTGTCTGTGGTGGTAGTGGGATTTCCTCTGGGGGCTTCTCTGTCGTCCTGTAAAGCTATGGAGACAGCCATGGCTGTGGAGCAGGGTGCTCGCGAGATTGACATGGTCATGAATATTGGCGCCCTTAAAGATGGCGATGATAGCTTGGTCGTCAAAGATATCCAGGCTGTGGTCAAAGCAGCGGAGAATATCCCAGTCAAAGTCATCTTGGAGACAGCAGTTCTGGATGCTGAAGAGATTGTTAAAGCGTGTCAGATGAGTGTTGATAGTGGGGCAGCGTTTGTCAAAACCAGCACAGGATTCGGGCCGGGTGGAGCTACTGTTGAGGCCGTAAAGCTGATGCGAAAAACAGTTGGCCCCGACATTGGTGTGAAGGCAAGCGGTGGTATATCGACCCGAATGGATGCAATAAACATGATAGAGGCGGGCGCCAGTCGCATCGGAGCTTCCGCTTCTGTGAGAATAATTTCCGAAAAATGA
- a CDS encoding amino acid ABC transporter permease, with product MHWDVVVDNFVYFLWGNTYIDGIFPFIHKPEGFFAAIILAVTGIFGAFWIGLAAGLMRLSKRWWVKTPSVCYIEMIRGMPLLLLIFWFYYLAPVITGQTMPAFTTTMFCFMIFTGAYVGEIVRAGVMALPKGQMEAARGSGLSNVQAMTFVILPQALRNMIPSFVNQFVSLTKDTSLAAILGVIELTRTGVQVDNREMVASFEIWITIAALYFLICYILTSYSRRLEAQLSRYQARDR from the coding sequence ATGCATTGGGATGTCGTTGTTGATAACTTCGTTTATTTCTTGTGGGGAAATACCTACATTGATGGGATATTCCCGTTCATTCATAAGCCGGAAGGCTTTTTTGCAGCAATCATACTGGCCGTAACCGGTATCTTCGGTGCTTTCTGGATCGGTCTGGCAGCTGGATTGATGCGTCTTTCCAAGCGGTGGTGGGTAAAAACCCCCTCAGTCTGCTACATTGAGATGATTCGAGGCATGCCGCTGTTGCTGCTGATCTTCTGGTTTTACTATCTGGCCCCCGTCATTACAGGTCAGACCATGCCGGCGTTCACCACAACCATGTTCTGCTTCATGATCTTTACCGGAGCGTATGTTGGAGAGATTGTACGTGCCGGTGTCATGGCCTTGCCCAAAGGTCAGATGGAGGCAGCTCGCGGTTCTGGACTTTCCAATGTCCAGGCAATGACTTTTGTTATCTTGCCCCAGGCCCTGCGAAATATGATTCCTTCATTTGTTAACCAATTCGTATCATTGACTAAAGATACCTCTCTGGCAGCTATTCTCGGTGTTATCGAGTTGACGCGTACGGGTGTTCAGGTTGATAATAGAGAGATGGTTGCATCCTTTGAGATCTGGATAACAATTGCAGCACTGTACTTCCTGATTTGTTACATTCTGACTTCATACAGCCGTCGTCTGGAGGCGCAACTGTCTCGCTACCAGGCCAGAGACCGCTAG
- a CDS encoding amino acid ABC transporter permease: protein MSAISLICAMVLGVIICIMRMTPIKVLQWFSLAFTEFFRNTPLLIQIFFWYNASHIVIPSGINEWMNDLYYWFPGPFSMFGHEFVGEWMLFNVELITGVIALSVYTSAFIAEEIRAGIFSIPKNQLEASRAVGLSFLQGYRFVILPQALRIVIPPLISQSLNLIKNSSLCMVIGVGEMMYQATQIESYHAIPFEAFTVALLIYLSISLVVSFCITMYNKHFMIQVMY, encoded by the coding sequence ATATCGGCAATATCGCTGATATGCGCCATGGTGTTGGGGGTCATCATATGCATCATGCGTATGACTCCGATCAAGGTTCTTCAGTGGTTCAGCCTCGCGTTCACAGAGTTTTTCCGCAACACGCCCCTCCTTATTCAGATATTTTTTTGGTACAATGCGTCACACATCGTAATCCCGTCGGGCATTAACGAGTGGATGAATGACCTGTACTATTGGTTCCCTGGTCCATTCAGCATGTTTGGGCATGAATTTGTCGGTGAGTGGATGTTGTTCAACGTCGAGTTGATAACAGGCGTCATAGCTCTTTCTGTTTATACTTCGGCCTTTATCGCAGAAGAAATCAGAGCAGGTATCTTTTCCATTCCCAAGAATCAGCTTGAAGCCTCACGTGCTGTAGGCCTGTCTTTTCTTCAAGGGTATCGATTTGTCATCCTGCCGCAGGCTTTGCGTATCGTAATCCCTCCCCTGATTTCCCAGTCACTGAACCTTATCAAGAACTCATCACTCTGCATGGTTATTGGTGTAGGTGAAATGATGTATCAGGCGACTCAGATCGAGTCTTACCACGCCATCCCGTTTGAGGCGTTCACCGTTGCCTTGTTGATCTACCTGTCGATCTCACTGGTCGTCTCGTTCTGTATCACCATGTACAACAAGCACTTCATGATTCAGGTCATGTACTAG
- a CDS encoding ABC transporter substrate-binding protein, producing MKRLVIVLALVLSFVFAASVASAGKIEDVKKAGVLVCGVKDSVNLFGFVDPDTNQLVGFDVDVCKYIAGKLGVDTQFKVVTSKNRIPMLAQGSVDILAATMTHKFSRDEQIDFSITYFMDGQKLLVKKDSGIKSTDDLANKKVGTVKGSTSEKNIKNAQPKARVISYDEYPQAFMALKQGKVKAVTTDSGILAGLKAGDDNPEKWEIVGEFFSSEPYGLGVPENDSAFRDFVNKSLNEMWLDGTYHKLFKKWMGYDLPEGWTIELWPM from the coding sequence ATGAAACGTTTGGTTATCGTTCTGGCTTTGGTGCTGTCCTTCGTGTTCGCCGCTTCCGTGGCTTCCGCTGGAAAAATTGAAGATGTAAAAAAAGCAGGCGTGCTTGTTTGTGGTGTTAAGGACTCCGTAAACTTGTTTGGTTTTGTTGATCCCGATACCAACCAGCTCGTTGGTTTCGATGTTGATGTATGTAAATACATCGCCGGCAAACTTGGCGTAGACACCCAGTTTAAAGTCGTTACTTCCAAAAATCGTATTCCGATGCTCGCTCAGGGCTCCGTAGATATTTTGGCCGCCACCATGACCCACAAGTTCTCCCGTGATGAGCAGATCGACTTCTCTATCACCTACTTCATGGATGGCCAGAAGCTTCTGGTGAAAAAGGATTCCGGAATCAAGTCCACTGACGATCTGGCTAACAAGAAAGTCGGTACTGTCAAAGGTTCCACTTCCGAAAAGAATATCAAGAATGCCCAGCCCAAGGCTCGCGTAATTTCCTACGACGAGTACCCCCAGGCTTTCATGGCTCTGAAGCAGGGTAAAGTTAAGGCTGTTACCACTGACTCCGGTATTCTGGCAGGCCTCAAGGCTGGCGACGACAACCCTGAAAAGTGGGAAATCGTAGGCGAATTCTTCTCCTCCGAACCGTATGGTCTTGGTGTTCCTGAAAACGATTCCGCTTTCCGCGACTTCGTAAACAAGAGCCTCAACGAAATGTGGCTTGATGGCACCTACCACAAGCTTTTCAAGAAGTGGATGGGATACGACCTGCCTGAAGGTTGGACCATAGAACTGTGGCCCATGTAA
- a CDS encoding amino acid ABC transporter ATP-binding protein yields the protein MAMIEVQKLHKWYGDFHVLQGITESVNKGEVLVICGPSGSGKSTFIRCINRLEEYQKGHILFDGKDILDKDVNINDLRAEIGIVFQQFNLYPHLSVLKNVTLAPIKVKGISKDEAEETALQLLERVGIHDQAHKYPAELSGGQQQRVAIARSLAMKPKVMLFDEPTSALDPEMINEVLNVMKDLAREGMTMLCVTHEMGFAREVCDRVLFMDGGVVVEQAPPDEFFKNPQHERTKNFLKEIL from the coding sequence ATGGCAATGATTGAAGTGCAGAAGCTGCACAAATGGTATGGAGACTTCCATGTTCTTCAAGGGATAACGGAATCTGTTAATAAGGGCGAAGTGCTTGTTATCTGCGGACCTTCCGGATCTGGTAAATCAACATTTATCAGGTGCATCAATAGGCTTGAAGAGTACCAGAAAGGGCATATCCTTTTTGATGGAAAAGACATTCTCGATAAAGACGTAAACATCAATGATCTTCGTGCTGAAATTGGAATCGTATTTCAGCAGTTCAATCTTTACCCCCACCTTTCAGTTCTCAAAAACGTTACCCTGGCCCCCATCAAGGTCAAGGGTATTTCCAAAGACGAAGCAGAAGAGACTGCATTGCAGTTGCTTGAGCGCGTTGGTATTCATGATCAGGCGCATAAGTATCCGGCAGAGCTTTCCGGTGGACAGCAGCAGCGTGTGGCTATTGCCCGCTCTTTGGCAATGAAGCCAAAAGTTATGCTGTTCGATGAGCCTACTTCCGCTTTGGATCCTGAAATGATCAATGAAGTTCTGAATGTCATGAAAGACTTGGCCCGTGAGGGAATGACCATGCTTTGCGTAACCCACGAAATGGGGTTTGCGCGTGAAGTATGTGATCGTGTTCTCTTCATGGATGGCGGAGTGGTTGTCGAACAGGCGCCACCGGACGAGTTTTTCAAGAACCCCCAGCATGAACGTACCAAGAACTTCCTGAAGGAAATTCTATAA
- the qrcD gene encoding menaquinone reductase integral membrane subunit QrcD, whose protein sequence is MDSKLFPEGVQRCGFGQYALWMAVITGVFLWGLYAAILVLYNGIGTTGLDNYFGFGAWITFDLAVIALGAGAFFTGLLKYILKIKQLEKIINLTVVVGFICYSGAMLVLTLDIGQPGRAWFGYWHPNVHSMLTEVIFCITCYCTVLIIEFIPLVLEQKQLNKIPFIHALAHNMHVNMALFAGIGAFLSTFHQGSLGGMYGVLIGRPFAFREGFFIWPWTFFLFVLSAVGSGPVFTVLVATFMEKLTGKKLVDYKTKALMAKIAGTMLCVYMFFKILDTWAWAYGYLPSVGLTFEEMFYGVAYGQWLLWTEIILCGVVPAIMLITPAIRNRPALMYTAAILDCIGVSLNRYIFTVQTIAFPSMPFDDWVVYYPNWVEYASSIMIVAYGFLVLSLVYRYLPLFPQERQLNYQSGE, encoded by the coding sequence ATGGATAGCAAACTCTTCCCGGAAGGGGTGCAGCGCTGCGGCTTCGGTCAGTACGCTCTTTGGATGGCCGTTATTACCGGTGTCTTCCTTTGGGGGCTCTACGCCGCAATTCTGGTTCTGTACAATGGAATCGGTACCACCGGTCTCGATAACTACTTCGGGTTCGGTGCCTGGATTACTTTTGACCTTGCTGTTATTGCTTTGGGTGCTGGTGCATTCTTCACCGGACTCCTCAAGTACATCCTCAAGATCAAACAACTTGAAAAAATCATTAACCTGACGGTTGTTGTTGGGTTTATCTGCTACTCTGGTGCCATGCTGGTTCTGACCCTCGATATTGGTCAACCTGGCCGTGCTTGGTTCGGCTACTGGCACCCGAACGTTCACTCCATGTTGACAGAAGTTATCTTCTGTATCACCTGCTACTGCACCGTTCTGATCATTGAGTTCATTCCTCTGGTCCTCGAGCAGAAGCAGTTGAACAAGATTCCTTTCATTCATGCTCTTGCTCACAATATGCATGTTAACATGGCTCTGTTCGCTGGTATTGGTGCTTTCTTGTCTACCTTCCACCAGGGGTCCCTGGGTGGTATGTACGGTGTCCTCATCGGGCGTCCGTTCGCATTCCGCGAAGGATTCTTCATCTGGCCGTGGACATTCTTCCTGTTTGTCTTATCGGCTGTTGGCTCAGGTCCCGTTTTCACGGTTCTTGTAGCCACCTTCATGGAGAAGCTCACTGGCAAAAAGCTTGTAGACTATAAGACCAAAGCTTTGATGGCTAAAATTGCTGGTACCATGCTGTGCGTTTACATGTTCTTCAAGATTCTCGACACTTGGGCCTGGGCTTATGGCTACCTGCCTTCCGTCGGTCTTACATTTGAAGAAATGTTCTACGGCGTAGCATATGGACAGTGGTTGTTGTGGACTGAAATCATCCTGTGTGGTGTCGTCCCTGCAATTATGCTGATTACTCCAGCTATTCGGAATCGTCCGGCTCTTATGTACACTGCAGCTATTTTGGACTGCATCGGTGTTTCACTCAACCGTTACATCTTTACCGTCCAGACTATTGCTTTCCCGTCCATGCCGTTTGATGATTGGGTAGTGTATTACCCGAACTGGGTTGAGTATGCTTCTTCGATCATGATTGTAGCTTACGGCTTCCTCGTACTGAGTCTGGTATACCGTTACCTGCCTCTGTTCCCGCAGGAACGTCAGTTGAACTACCAGTCTGGCGAATAG
- the qrcC gene encoding menaquinone reductase iron-sulfur cluster-binding subunit QrcC, which yields MQMKEFKIKWGMVIDIDKCTGCGACMVGCQVENNIAPMTKKDPYNYVQALTKDRDDASNKLKTLTWMNVYELSNGKTFPEHETAYLPRPCMQCGTPACVPVCPVVATDKNEEGGIVSQIYPRCIGCRYCMAACPYHARYFNWWDPLWPEGMDKGLSPNASVRPRGVVEKCSFCHSRYLDAKDKARQNGEDPMDLPEDAYIPACAEICPTKAITFGDLNNPEHTVHQLAKGPHAFRLVEKLGLDPQVYYTSEREWVRLQGDNYNADGGGH from the coding sequence ATGCAAATGAAAGAATTCAAAATCAAATGGGGCATGGTCATTGATATTGACAAATGCACCGGCTGCGGAGCCTGTATGGTTGGCTGCCAGGTGGAGAACAATATCGCACCCATGACCAAAAAGGACCCCTATAACTACGTCCAAGCCTTGACCAAGGATCGCGACGATGCGTCCAACAAGCTCAAGACCTTAACTTGGATGAATGTGTACGAACTGTCTAATGGCAAGACATTCCCGGAGCACGAGACAGCATATCTGCCTCGTCCTTGCATGCAGTGTGGAACTCCCGCATGTGTGCCTGTATGTCCGGTTGTCGCCACTGACAAAAACGAAGAAGGCGGCATTGTCTCTCAGATCTACCCCCGTTGTATCGGTTGTAGATATTGTATGGCTGCCTGTCCTTACCATGCACGTTACTTCAACTGGTGGGATCCGCTTTGGCCTGAAGGAATGGATAAGGGCTTGTCCCCGAATGCTTCCGTTCGTCCTCGTGGCGTTGTTGAGAAGTGTAGCTTCTGCCACTCCCGCTACCTGGATGCCAAAGACAAGGCTCGTCAGAATGGTGAAGATCCCATGGATCTCCCTGAGGATGCATACATCCCGGCTTGTGCCGAGATTTGTCCGACAAAGGCTATCACCTTTGGCGATTTGAATAATCCGGAACACACCGTGCACCAGCTGGCAAAAGGCCCTCACGCGTTCCGTTTGGTTGAAAAGCTCGGCCTTGATCCGCAGGTTTACTACACCAGTGAACGCGAGTGGGTCCGCTTACAGGGTGATAACTACAACGCCGATGGCGGCGGTCACTAA
- the qrcB gene encoding menaquinone reductase molybdopterin-binding-like subunit QrcB — translation MSVARRAFIQMSVGATVGILFTPTVWTALDDVSIWTQNWPWIPTLKYGEINNKPTVSKLCESGCAVKVRTVANEAFGTEGNTDHPLSGGGICPLCANGVQVMNNPNRINAPMLNGEEISWDKAKEIVAEKLEAAGSKVAVISGDQTGTTNEVFSALLAAQGSDAFYTMPCDMQAADKAWTGLMGGSGQVGYDLENADVVLLAGADALESWGPTVANLKAFAANENGKFIFAGPMQTKTASVTSKWVPVPAEGMAAFTLGICYYVLQAGKTVDTADFGQFKSMVMNGFSPAKVEAATGVTADQMAGIAKQLLAASNPVVVPGGSVAANAAAFALNLLLDGGMKVLPEFGNVIETAMSRSDMLKQDILQGVNADVLFIYEANPTYALPEQVKAGFTIAFDSLNTETTAVADLVLPTPHSYERFDDLASPYGLAAATYSMGAPVSKPTRNVMNAADFVLGLVDLGFESYEEVLAAKAEAIGADMDELVEGGAFVMDGGQAIATSLAASVLGKAAVPVKGTGAVGLAPYTLLNVGTANLATTPNAPCTISNNQLVGDYMVVMMDSATAKQLGVDVGSKVKLSGGNGECEALVQIFEGVLPGVVAAPLGMGHTVGDEFSKGKGDNVYKILTVSSEAAIGASTWAGSTVNVAKI, via the coding sequence ATGAGCGTAGCACGCAGAGCTTTTATTCAGATGAGTGTGGGCGCCACCGTCGGTATCCTTTTTACGCCGACGGTTTGGACCGCCCTTGATGATGTGTCCATCTGGACGCAGAACTGGCCTTGGATTCCCACCCTTAAATATGGTGAGATCAACAACAAGCCAACTGTGTCCAAACTGTGCGAATCCGGCTGTGCCGTTAAGGTTCGGACAGTAGCAAACGAAGCCTTTGGTACCGAAGGTAATACCGATCACCCGCTTTCCGGCGGCGGTATCTGCCCCTTGTGTGCCAATGGTGTTCAGGTCATGAACAATCCCAATCGAATCAACGCTCCTATGCTGAATGGCGAGGAGATTTCGTGGGATAAGGCCAAAGAAATCGTTGCTGAGAAACTGGAAGCTGCCGGCAGCAAAGTCGCAGTCATTTCCGGTGATCAGACTGGCACTACCAATGAAGTGTTTTCCGCATTGCTGGCCGCACAGGGCAGCGATGCTTTTTACACTATGCCTTGCGACATGCAGGCTGCCGACAAGGCCTGGACTGGCCTGATGGGTGGCTCCGGTCAGGTTGGATACGACCTGGAAAACGCCGATGTCGTTCTGTTGGCAGGCGCCGACGCCCTGGAATCCTGGGGGCCGACCGTTGCCAACCTGAAGGCCTTTGCTGCAAATGAGAACGGTAAATTCATTTTTGCCGGTCCCATGCAGACCAAGACCGCTTCCGTAACCAGCAAGTGGGTACCGGTCCCGGCTGAGGGTATGGCTGCATTTACCTTGGGTATTTGCTACTATGTACTCCAGGCTGGCAAAACCGTGGATACAGCAGACTTCGGTCAGTTCAAATCCATGGTCATGAACGGCTTCTCTCCTGCCAAGGTTGAGGCTGCAACCGGCGTAACCGCCGACCAGATGGCTGGAATCGCCAAGCAGTTGCTGGCCGCTTCCAATCCTGTGGTCGTTCCGGGTGGCTCCGTTGCTGCCAACGCAGCTGCTTTTGCACTGAACCTGCTGCTGGATGGCGGCATGAAAGTCCTTCCCGAGTTCGGGAATGTAATTGAAACAGCCATGTCTCGTAGCGACATGCTCAAGCAGGACATCCTGCAGGGTGTTAACGCCGATGTGCTGTTCATTTACGAAGCTAATCCGACATACGCACTGCCCGAGCAAGTCAAAGCCGGCTTCACCATCGCGTTTGACTCCCTTAACACGGAGACTACTGCAGTGGCCGACCTTGTGTTGCCCACGCCGCATTCTTACGAGCGCTTCGACGACCTGGCTAGCCCGTACGGTTTGGCTGCTGCGACATATTCCATGGGTGCTCCGGTTTCCAAGCCGACCCGCAATGTCATGAACGCTGCTGATTTCGTCCTCGGTCTTGTTGATCTCGGATTTGAATCGTACGAAGAAGTTCTTGCTGCCAAAGCTGAAGCAATCGGTGCTGATATGGATGAGTTGGTCGAAGGTGGAGCATTCGTAATGGACGGTGGCCAAGCCATCGCTACTTCGCTTGCCGCTTCGGTTCTGGGTAAGGCTGCTGTTCCTGTCAAGGGAACCGGCGCTGTTGGCCTAGCCCCGTACACCTTGCTGAACGTTGGTACTGCCAACTTGGCAACCACTCCCAATGCTCCTTGCACTATCAGCAATAATCAGCTCGTTGGCGACTACATGGTCGTTATGATGGATTCTGCCACAGCCAAGCAGCTTGGTGTTGATGTGGGTTCCAAGGTCAAACTCTCCGGTGGAAACGGTGAGTGTGAAGCTTTGGTCCAGATATTCGAAGGCGTACTCCCTGGCGTTGTCGCTGCTCCTCTCGGAATGGGGCACACGGTGGGTGACGAGTTCTCGAAAGGCAAGGGCGATAATGTCTACAAGATCCTCACGGTGAGCTCTGAAGCAGCCATTGGCGCTTCTACTTGGGCCGGTTCCACTGTGAACGTCGCCAAAATCTAG
- a CDS encoding cytochrome c3 family protein, with protein sequence MEERKASKRCGGAIPFIIGFLATCVLGWAVIPGMFYEDVEQPIWFSHAIHVEGEGMDCESCHYFRDDGSYTGFPTNEVCAECHAVDPEEAMESIVEEGIDPNDYEAIMQAELGAIEDNLLSADEDALQAEREYVVKYLIQGKEVPWLTYQYQPDNVYFSHKAHENLDIAELAEMKKELSDVVDVSIFDEPAEQNCNLCHLKDIGVNDQPPAVERNILSGYSKMTMKMWKCERCHALKGQSNACFTCHK encoded by the coding sequence ATGGAGGAAAGAAAAGCATCGAAACGGTGTGGAGGGGCGATCCCCTTTATCATCGGCTTCCTAGCCACCTGCGTTTTGGGTTGGGCTGTGATCCCCGGTATGTTCTACGAAGACGTTGAACAGCCGATTTGGTTCAGTCACGCTATTCACGTGGAAGGCGAAGGAATGGATTGCGAAAGCTGTCATTATTTCCGGGATGACGGTTCGTACACCGGTTTCCCTACAAATGAAGTCTGCGCTGAATGTCACGCGGTAGATCCTGAAGAAGCAATGGAGTCCATTGTTGAAGAAGGTATCGATCCGAATGACTACGAGGCTATCATGCAGGCCGAGCTGGGTGCCATTGAAGACAACCTGCTTTCGGCTGACGAAGATGCGCTTCAGGCTGAGCGTGAATACGTGGTCAAGTATCTGATTCAGGGCAAAGAAGTCCCTTGGCTTACTTACCAGTACCAGCCTGACAACGTCTACTTCTCCCACAAGGCCCACGAGAATCTGGATATCGCAGAACTGGCCGAAATGAAGAAGGAACTTTCCGACGTTGTTGATGTGTCCATCTTTGATGAGCCTGCGGAACAGAACTGTAACCTGTGTCACTTGAAGGACATTGGGGTTAATGATCAACCTCCGGCTGTTGAGCGCAACATCCTGTCCGGCTACAGCAAGATGACAATGAAGATGTGGAAGTGTGAGCGCTGTCATGCCCTTAAGGGTCAGTCTAACGCATGTTTCACTTGCCATAAGTAA
- a CDS encoding mannose-1-phosphate guanylyltransferase/mannose-6-phosphate isomerase: MMSDLQNSPAVFAEECHAIILAGGSGTRLWPLSRNLLPKQLLVLGGDRTLLQQTVARVLEAFTSDKIWIVTNEEHAFEVRKQVSQIDHELESRVVAEPVSRNTLPAIMLGLDKVVGPNTQALAAVFPSDHLISNSLEWKQALEEASALAAKRRFVTFGVEPDHPETGYGYIALGESLGDNAFAVDGFVEKPDLNTAKSFVRDGNHLWNSGMFLFRVKDFLKQVARCQPRLWDWWLARERKPLIESYGQLSDISVDYGVVEKIDNIVAVKAGFQWDDLGSWEAMYRLGEKDEDGNVIQGDVLAMDCKNSLLISEGGKLAAVGVEDMIMVQTRDATLSCPMPHVQRVRDVVQALKSQGSQLVESHPTVVRPWGSYSVLEEGPHYKIKRIQVNSGARLSSQMHHHRSEHWVVVDGTAEVEVNNEPRILVENQSIDIPKAAQHRLANPGKVPLNIIEIQSGPYLEEDDIVRFEDVYGRVKK; encoded by the coding sequence ATGATGTCTGATCTACAAAATTCTCCAGCAGTATTCGCCGAAGAGTGCCACGCTATTATCCTTGCCGGTGGTTCCGGGACACGCTTGTGGCCTCTGAGCCGGAATCTCCTTCCCAAGCAGTTGCTGGTCCTTGGAGGCGATCGCACGTTGTTGCAGCAAACTGTTGCGCGTGTTTTGGAGGCTTTTACTTCGGATAAAATCTGGATCGTGACCAATGAAGAGCATGCTTTCGAGGTTCGCAAGCAGGTGTCTCAGATCGACCATGAACTGGAAAGCCGTGTCGTGGCGGAGCCTGTGAGCCGAAACACACTGCCAGCCATCATGCTCGGGCTGGACAAAGTGGTTGGGCCGAATACTCAGGCTCTGGCTGCGGTTTTTCCTTCTGATCATCTTATTAGTAATAGCCTGGAGTGGAAACAGGCCTTGGAAGAGGCTTCAGCTCTCGCCGCCAAACGTCGATTCGTCACATTTGGTGTTGAACCGGATCACCCTGAGACCGGATACGGATATATTGCGCTGGGTGAGTCTCTTGGCGATAACGCATTCGCAGTGGACGGTTTCGTCGAAAAACCCGATCTCAATACGGCCAAGTCCTTTGTCAGAGATGGGAACCATCTGTGGAACAGCGGTATGTTTTTGTTCAGGGTTAAGGACTTTCTGAAACAGGTAGCCCGCTGTCAGCCTCGGTTGTGGGATTGGTGGTTGGCTCGCGAGAGAAAGCCGTTGATTGAGAGTTACGGGCAGTTGTCGGATATTTCCGTGGATTATGGTGTTGTCGAAAAGATAGACAATATTGTCGCGGTCAAGGCCGGATTCCAGTGGGATGATTTGGGAAGCTGGGAAGCCATGTATCGGCTGGGCGAGAAGGATGAGGACGGCAATGTCATTCAGGGTGATGTGCTCGCCATGGATTGTAAAAACTCGCTGCTTATCAGTGAGGGCGGCAAGCTTGCTGCGGTTGGCGTTGAAGATATGATCATGGTCCAGACGCGTGATGCCACCTTGAGTTGCCCCATGCCCCATGTGCAAAGGGTTCGTGATGTAGTCCAGGCGTTGAAGTCGCAGGGTAGCCAGTTGGTCGAAAGTCATCCGACCGTCGTTCGGCCATGGGGCAGTTATTCTGTTTTGGAAGAAGGCCCTCACTACAAGATAAAGCGTATTCAGGTGAACTCAGGGGCCAGACTCAGTTCACAAATGCATCACCATCGAAGCGAGCATTGGGTTGTTGTCGATGGCACCGCTGAGGTTGAAGTCAATAATGAGCCGCGGATTCTTGTGGAAAATCAGTCCATTGATATCCCCAAGGCGGCCCAGCACCGACTGGCCAATCCGGGCAAGGTTCCTCTTAATATAATTGAAATACAAAGCGGCCCATATCTGGAAGAAGATGACATTGTCAGATTTGAAGATGTGTACGGTCGAGTTAAGAAATAA